In Lineus longissimus chromosome 5, tnLinLong1.2, whole genome shotgun sequence, the genomic stretch GTGGCCATGGGCGGGGTATTCAAAGACAGAATGTCTCAAGGTAATGCCGGGCTGACACTTAtagtttaatttgtctcttctaGACATATACCATTCCAGTCATCCCGGTGCCTAAACAATCACTGAACGAGGATAGGACTGATTTTTAAACGTTGCAGGGCTGTAGTAACCTGATCCCAATAAAATCGTCGGGAAACACCTCGGTGAATCCCAAGGCGACGTCATTTGAAGAGCTTACCAATGAGCGATGCGGTGGACAGTGCAGACGGTAGGTAGTTCTCCAGCAGCAGTACCATCAGAATGAGACAGATCATTATTGCTCCACCTGGAAAAGAAAAATAAGGTTCTCTTGACAGTCAAAACCCTGTAACCATTACCGGGTAGGCCTTGACCTATATTAATCTGTTTGTTTGTGTCAGTGACCAGACTAGATTTCCCCCAATCTGATCCTGAAGTTGTGGACTACACCTCGCCGCAACGGGGTTCGTCGGGAGTATAAGTTACAGAGAGATACCTCTGATGAACGTAGAAGAAATGTCCTCGACCACCCATGACGTACGTCGAGCGACAGCTTGAAGAGCTCATCCGACTCTCCAATTCGGCCAGTCTTCTCTCTGCTGTCGTGGAAAGGATAGGCCTAACACGGGAGGTGCTTTATCTGAACGAGTTGTCCCCCTTCTTTAGGAATCGTCTTGTGATGCGGCTTCTCGCTCGACAAGTTTCTAGTAAACTGTCCCTTTTCTCCAAATGGCAATACCCAAGCGAGACGATAGATGTTGCCCTGGACCATCGCAGACTGTCCATATCGAGACAACTGTCAAAAATTGAGCACTCGTCAGTTCTAGCCAGTGAATTGAGTTATTACACAAGAATCAATAACATATTTAAAAAATGCTTTGCGAATACTTGCCTAGTGTGACCTTCTCCCCTGATTCTGACGGCATGAGGAAGGTTAGAGGAATCAGCATCGCCATCACGACAGCCGGCCCGATGAAGATATTGGAGTAGTAGGTCGCCCGCCTTTTAAAGGTGATATTGAATTGGAGGGAAGGGTAAGGTTCCGTACAGCATGGGTAATACCTGACCGACTTCTCCCCGAGGGTCTTGGTGACGTCCCACTCACTGTGCTGCACAAAATCATTCATGTCGATGGCGCGGCGTCCTTCATAGAAATCGAGATCGATCTGCAATAAAAGGCGAGATATCGTCAATTCAGATTTGTGTTTCCGGGCGCGATGCGATGGCTCGCGGAGTTTTGATCGTTCCTTATAATATAGTAGCTTGAGGACCTATATTTCTCGGTAGCAGCACCCCTGTAGATATGATTTGGCATTGCGATGCGAGAGCAAATTTTGCCGTAAATCGACGGGTGATTACCAGAAAAAAGGACCACAGCTAAACGCAACCCCGTCGGAGGGCGGGCCAAATCGGAAACTCCCGCATGAAGGAGTTTGACCAAAACTATCAAATGATTCTGAATGTATATATTCAGTGGCGGGCCGAGAACGACTGTCCCAGGGCctgaatgaaatatattcaaGTTATGTCACGTCTTCGCCACTCGGAAAGATACATGCATCTTTCTCGCGAAGAGCTTTTGATTGCAATATTTATGTATACGTTGGGCCTATTGCATCCTAGTGTCTTATATGGTTGTGAAACGGTTTACCTTAAATCCATCAAAAGTCCATGACCCAAACTTGAGAGCACACGTGTGTGAGTCAAATGGGAAACGCCTTAGGTCCATCGCGCATTTCGCTTGCAGTTCTCTGGTCGGAATCCAGAGCACGGTGCCATCACTGTATATCACGACATGTATATGGTTATCTTGGGGGAAAAGTCGCGAGTCCTCTGCGCTGAAAAGAGGGAAAACCCACAGGGAAAACCCAACTTTACCAGACTCTCACTACAATTTATTGCTGGCATATCATtattaatatcattatcattatcatttttatcttgaaCAAAACCACTGAACGCGAACTTTACAAACGCGTGCTGCATATCCCGATTAAACGATAAGAACGATTCGATCCAGTTGGTCAACATGTCACGGGGCAAATTAAAATGGTAAATGTCAAATCGTCGATAGAAAAAAATCGGAATTTCCAGCGATCATCGGATCATCGTCGATCTCTGAACGAGGGGAGGGGGAATATAGGGTTTGAATCGACAGCCGCACTTGTTCATGTTACCTGTTGTAAAGTTCGATGTCCGGTTTCCAAACACGTCGATCGCTTGCACGAAGGACTTTCACACCGCCATATTTAGCAGGATCCCATGCAAGGCGTGGGTCCTTCCAGACCTAAAAAATAGACGTTACCAGATTGAACTCATGAAGTAAagtaaaatctttttttctgggATAAAGCCATAAAAGCAATCAATAGAATGACCCGGCCCGGCCAAAAGTGCTTACCATTTTCAGCCAGGCATGAATGTGAAGAATCTTGTTCAGCTCGTCAAGGTCGACGCCCACTGCAGCCAAACCAAAGTCGACTCTCATTGTGTGTGAATTGTTCTTCCTGGGAAATACATCGGTAACGTAGGTTGAAGAGTTGAAAAGATCTGTAATCAGCCGGTGATCATCGTTGAAGGCATCGGCAGCTGGAAAAAAACCCCGTAAGATTACCAGTAATCCTTCCGATAGGTCATAAGCATACCAAAATCATGCATCCATCAATGCGGCAAATATCGATTTATCCTGAACCCCTCCTCCCCCCTCCTCTAGGATAGGCAAGATTCATATTACTTGGCCAAAGCTTGGTGTTATTTATCATGATCAGGGCGGAGGAAATGTACCCTATCAAAATAATGTCCCAGAGAATTTCGCTCTCTATCACATCGTGCGACCTCAGAAGTGACCGGCGTAATGTTTCATACTGGTGTTACAAAAGCTTTACAGAAGCCGAAGTGATAGTGCGACGAAGAAATGGCGATGCTGGCTTCTCTGCCATGCTTTTTACAGGCGTTATCAGCATATCAATCGCAGGGAAGCCGGGGTCAGAAGTGCACATGGCAATGACACTTGGCCTAGAAACACGTACACGCACGTACCAGGAGTGCGTTGAGGCCGAGTGTAGAAGGTCCAGGATTTATTCCTCGGCGAATAACTGCAATTATTGTATCAAttattgtaattttggcaattaCAATATGTAAGTTACGTGCAACGTGCTTCATATTTGGTCACTGATTTATTATTGCATAATTTCCAACAAGACCCATGATTTCGATATCAGAACAGGGACCTTGAGATTGAATAAACGCCTAATTTGGGTATCGAAAAAAGGTTTTTGTTCTAATTCAACCTAAAGCATTTAGTCAGATAGCagactgaacttccagcggtattgcctccatcagcctccgcccatacgcgCGTTGTCTTGAAGCAGAGCAATGGGGGGTCAATATGGTCGATCGTAAAATGGGTGTTCTGTGTGTGTTACCGGTACATACACTCCGGATGCGGTGGGCCGGTCTCGTCCCTCCTCCTATGAGACAGTATGAATACATATagaatgacgaaatggactgaccGGGGAGACCACCGATACACTGCCACATGCTCACTGTAGTGTGATCAAGATGACAAGTGTCACATCGACCGATGTGCAGCTGCCATAGAAAACGCCCCTGaacaccaaaacaatgacatccAAACTACCATACGCTACCAGCTAACTAAGTACCGGTAGTTTGATTCATCATTTTGAGCGGCCCCACCGAGTAAGGCAGTATCGGAAGTTGCAACTTACCGACTAATGTTATCCCCAGTCCAAGGAGGTGGCATAATCCAACAAGAAGTAATGTTGTCTTCATTTTTGCACACTATCACACCGGTTGGTGTGGTGACTGCACGAGAAAGAACAAGCTTCTGCGCATACCAGGACATGCAGGCTCATTACTCGTGATGAGGCCTTGTCCTAGTTTAAATTACTAGTAGATTACAAATAAATTACTGTTGACGGCTCATGCAGCCCCGAAACGCGATTCCGACAACGCATGTGGTTACAGTTACTTTGTATATGCGAAATCACCAAGCAAAATTATTCGCTCCAGGTATGTTTTAGTCACtcttacatgtattattatgGACGACAGAAAATTGCGTAGAGTAGAAAGCCTTTATTATAAATTTATAGACAAAAAGATAAAGATGCGTTAATTTATGATCAGATGAATACAAAAAGTGTGAACAACGGAAGTGTACTTGCATATACGGTAGAATTAGTTCGAGGTGAAAACACTAAGGGTATTTATCTTTCACCACCTAGACACATAAATACAAACAACTCAGATGTTTATGCTAATCTACATATCATTTGTACTAATTACATATATAGTAGATGAGAATAAGAAATCTCCTTATTACTAGACAAATAAGGCAATGGTCATAATAATTGCGACCACCATGAATATGATCCAAAGGAGTCGATCCACCACAATGGAGATGAGCCTCCACTCCTTGCGGCCGTGACCGGTCTTAGGTGACTTCACCTCAATGTCCGAATCCCCTCGGCCCTCATCGTTGGAAACGCCCGAGTAGTTATCCCTCTTCACGCAGAGGCAGCGGCCCAGGCCATCAACGAATACCTAGAAGAGAGATTCGAAGTTGAGCTGAGTATCAGTTGTAATCAACAAGGGATGGAAACCGGAAGAGAGTTTCCAAGAATCTGATTAATATCACATCTTTTGCCCTAAAAAAAGAGCAACCCAAACGACAAAGCATTTCACAGTCAGTCATGACAGTGGTCGTCAACATAAGAATTGGTAGTCATACGTGTAGGCGGCCTTCCCGGTACCCCGCTTTCCTTGGCTCCTCTCACATAGAGTATAGTGCTGTAGTCGTAGGTTCATCTCAGTCAGGGATGATGCTACATCGGAATTGTCTTTCTAGCCTTAGGTTGTTTGCAATGCAGGTGTCAGTTTACAAGTTTGTTTATATCCGGTACGGTACTGGACTGTTAGAAGCTTTGCATAAAGGGGAGCTATGAAGGAGTATACCTTTGATAGCAGTGCTGGTGGAGATGAGTTCGAGCCATGCCAGTACATTCCTAAGGTCCTCACGGAGAATGCCACAGAGATTCCCATAAGGATGAAGCTGGACGTGTAATACATGGCTGGAATAGGATTTGAAATGAGATGTGTATTGCCTGGATGTCATCTGGGAATGTCAACTGTACAAGGTCTTTCGTGGAGCTTTTCAATGACGCCCGAAAGCTACAAATTTGCATGACTGTAATCATTGAGTATCAAAACTaccaaatatgtttttcccgatgGCTATTATGTTATGATATTTCCTTTGTATAGTCGCATTTTGCCAAATCTCTAAAGTTCCTTGATATATTCGCATGCATATGTTAGTgatgtcattcttaccaatgATCGGTGCCGTGGAGAGTGCGGATGGCAGGAATCCTTCCATCATCAGGACCATCAGGACGAGGCAGATCATAATACCAACACCTGCAAAAACCGGACTACCAGTCAGATTTCAGAAATATCGGGCGTTAGCAACAAAACACTCTTTTGCAacgcaaaatacatgtagtctagCAGACACAACTATATTGTACGAATTTGATTTCTCATTGACAATACCCTATtcattttgatttcatggtCGTCTCTGTAGGCTGCTTGATCCCCGTAGTTTTATAGTTATGATGTAGCGATGTACGAACGCTCAATTGAGAGTCAAGATGCCACTAGATCCACAACGCAGCGAATGTTTGACCtccacaatacatgtatctgcattACCTAGAGTGACTTTCTCGCCCGACTCCGGCGGCAGCAAGAAAATAAACGGTATGAGCAAGGTCATAACGACAGCAGGCCCGATGAAGATCTGGGAGTAGTACGATGATTTTCGCGAGATGGTGATATTGTAGGTGATCTCTGGATAAGGTTCTTCACAACACGCGTAGAACTTGTCACTCCTTGCCCCTGTATTCCGGATGATATCCCATTCGTCGTGAGGGGCGAAGTCAGCCAGGTCGATCGTGTAATCCTTTCCGAAGTTTTCGAGGTCCAGCTGTAAAGGTAAAACAGTCGATAAATCAACCTACTGCGTGGTTATACACAACGCTGTTTTGTACCACTGCAGAAAAAAACGCTTGCTGGCCTGATATCCGTAGAAACATAACTTTCAAAAAGACCAACCGAACTTTTCAATGGAGATTTGCGGATATTAATGCAACAGGACTTTGCCCATATTTCTTGGTGGCAGGAAGCATTGGGCATGCATGTCTTGGCGTCTGGACGCCACAAGATTCATCTTGGTGATTGGTCGCTACACAGGTGCATCTTCGCGTCTGGACGCCACGAGCAAGATTACGTACCCTATTACCATCGAACGACCAAGAGCCAAACGCGAGGTGACACATGTGTTGATCGAAGGGAAACTTTCTCATATCCATTGCACAGTGGGACATGATCTGTTTGGGAGGGATCCATATAATGTGACCATCGCTGTAGACAATGACGTTAACTTGTTGGTCTGCATAAGTGTATGCAGATTTGGCACTGCAAAGAAATGATTACATACAGCTACATATAGCTGTGACCATGGAATACACTTCCATACCAAATCCATTGGAAATTCCAAATCAAGAAGGCCACTACGAACACAACAGCTAATGTTCCCATCACGCGCAGTTAGCATCACTTCGACTTAACAATTACTGATAGAAAAGGAATAGACTAAGCATATCCACGGCCTACGAAAAAGGATTTCAGTGAATTTGTTAAGGTGGGATCGAGATGAACGGACTTTTGCCAACCCCTCACGTTGGACGTGACTTACTTGTTGTAAAGGAAGATATCTGGCCGCCAAACCCTCTGGTCACTGACGCGGAGTAAACTGATGCCGTCATAGGCGGCAGGGTCCCATCGCAGGcgataatcattccatttctgaAAAAGAGGGATGTTATTAATAAGCAACAAgcaacagcagcagcaacagcaaCAAATTGTGCAACAGAAGTGGACACAATATGAAGAATATGCCGGCGCGATGTCGTGGTTTTTTTCAATATGCACCGCGAGTTTGCTCATAGAATTATCCACAGTGTCACCAGCCTAGCTTGTTATCTCCACGGTGCTGTTGAAAATGGGGATGGCTGGCCACAGTCAGACCACATCTAATTTCGCTAGCACCCGATCATGATGATGGCAAAGGGACCCACCCCGGGATCCACCCCACTTCCGTATACTGACTCGTGTCCTCGGACGCTTCCTAAACCACTGCCTGGACACAGTCTGTTCCGATTAGCTCTGCTTGATGGCGCTGAGATCTGTGCCATAGCCTTTATGAAGAGTTCTTACCATTCTCACCCAGCCGTTGACAACCAGGGCCTGGTTCTTTTCGTCCTGAAGAGAAAGTTTATAAAACAGGGATATGATAACAGCGCTCTACTTGAgtttttacttcattttgatggGAGAGAGCAGTACACCCACAAAGCTCTCCAAATTTACCGATGTTTACGATGTCTTAGACACTTAGCACTACACAACGGAATCGAAGCTTAAAAGAGTCATTCAAAACATCTTCTGCACCCATATAGCAATCTTACAAATTAACTGAAGAGCAGTTTGTATATTTTGCGTAGATTGGTAGATTATCAAGCTCGTCCTGACCCCGCCCCACCACCATAACATATATCAGCGCGGCCGATCATAACTATAAGTGTCATAATGAGCTATAGGTATGACACTTATGCTGCTATTCATAAACCCAAATAAGGCCTGCTTGGGTGCAGAAGTGTCAAAAAATGCAAATTTGATTGCTCTTGTCCCAGTAACTAATGCAGGTTTTGAGATCAAACAAACTGGAAACAACAAGTATTGACCTCGACCACATGCTTAAAAAAGTTTATGATCTTTTTTTGTGTCAACTATTAACTATCGTCCGGAGCAATAGTCAGTGCAACATTGATATTCAAAAACTGATTGCTATCAGGCGTACGTAACACATCCTCTGACGTAGAGTTCCCTAACAAAAAAACGAACTTAGATAAACATGTATTtacttattattattattattattatcattattattattattattattattattaaaacaatttatatagcgccttttgtaaaacacttcaaggcgctttacaaaaaaaaaaaaaaaaaaaaattcaatgcatACAATAATTTTGCTGTGTAAAACAATGATTGATAAAACTGAGACTATAAGACATTAGGTAAGACAATTAGAGACAAGATGACTATAAAACATTCTAGAGTGCATTGTCACCGAAAAAGTGCTTCCtaaaaagatatgtttttaaGTGTGACTTAAAAGTTACATGTAGATCCATGCTTTTGCTCAATGATATCACATTTAGTCAACTGGTGAGCACCCTTTCTGGCATCCATGCACCTCCCGGCTCTTGTTCCGCTGTAAGAATAATTGAACTTACCACATCGATCAAGCTGATTACAGCCAAACCAAGGGAAACCTTTAGCGTGTCATTGGCCGTCTTGGAGGGGAAAATTTCCTTGTCATAGTTGCTGTCCGTAAATAGCTTCTTGGTCAACTTTTGCTCAGTGCTTACTAAGACTTGTCCGAATGATGGTCCTAAAAAAATTTGATATAAACTATGAAGTTTCTAAAACTAGAGCCAATGCCTGCGTCATCTCGACATTAAAATGAGAGCATTCTT encodes the following:
- the LOC135488813 gene encoding neuronal acetylcholine receptor subunit alpha-7-like, producing MDTFCTLRNLAVCLCFLAGPSFGQVLVSTEQKLTKKLFTDSNYDKEIFPSKTANDTLKVSLGLAVISLIDVDEKNQALVVNGWVRMKWNDYRLRWDPAAYDGISLLRVSDQRVWRPDIFLYNNAKSAYTYADQQVNVIVYSDGHIIWIPPKQIMSHCAMDMRKFPFDQHMCHLAFGSWSFDGNRLDLENFGKDYTIDLADFAPHDEWDIIRNTGARSDKFYACCEEPYPEITYNITISRKSSYYSQIFIGPAVVMTLLIPFIFLLPPESGEKVTLGVGIMICLVLMVLMMEGFLPSALSTAPIIAMYYTSSFILMGISVAFSVRTLGMYWHGSNSSPPALLSKVFVDGLGRCLCVKRDNYSGVSNDEGRGDSDIEVKSPKTGHGRKEWRLISIVVDRLLWIIFMVVAIIMTIALFV
- the LOC135488814 gene encoding neuronal acetylcholine receptor subunit alpha-7-like → MKTTLLLVGLCHLLGLGITLVAADAFNDDHRLITDLFNSSTYVTDVFPRKNNSHTMRVDFGLAAVGVDLDELNKILHIHAWLKMVWKDPRLAWDPAKYGGVKVLRASDRRVWKPDIELYNSAEDSRLFPQDNHIHVVIYSDGTVLWIPTRELQAKCAMDLRRFPFDSHTCALKFGSWTFDGFKIDLDFYEGRRAIDMNDFVQHSEWDVTKTLGEKSVRYYPCCTEPYPSLQFNITFKRRATYYSNIFIGPAVVMAMLIPLTFLMPSESGEKVTLGGAIMICLILMVLLLENYLPSALSTASLIAMYYTSSFIMMGVSLALSALTSNLSRWQSQPPAALSQIMIGCFGRILCVNPTTHSSVKEHDDPGNKGQADEVRMVEPRKVVNEWRVISIVMDRLLAVVFLVAVVILTIAIFA